In Sinorhizobium sojae CCBAU 05684, a single window of DNA contains:
- the nirB gene encoding nitrite reductase large subunit NirB, which yields MTERLVIVGNGMAPGRMLEELFEKAPGRYEVTIFNAEPRVNYDRIMLSPVLSGEKDYEEIIIHGDGWYIKHGITLYKGHKIVAIDRKAKTVTSDHGVTESYDKLVIATGSVPFLIPVPGKDLQGVITYRDLDDVQAMLLAAQSRETAVVIGGGLLGLEAAAGLKARGMDVTVLHVMPTLMERQLDPAAGYLLQKAVEERGIKVLTKANTKRILGETKVEGIELEDGRIIPATLVVMAVGIRPNVGLAKEAGLAINRGIVVDAGMQTSDGDIMALGECAEVDGMVYGLVAPLYEMARVAASHLAGDRGAAFVHSDTPTKLKVTGINLYSVGDFADGDGREEIVLRDATAGIYKRLVLKDNRIIGTVLYGETGDGAWFNDLLKRGTDISEMRDTLIFGQAYQGGAPLDPTAAVAALPDDAEICGCNGVCKGKIVSTITDKGLTSLDEVRAHTKASASCGSCTGLVEQLMSLTLGDNYNPAAVQPICGCTDLGHDDVRRLIKAKGLKTIPAVMQELEWKTSCGCAKCRPALNYYLVCDWPDEYADDYQSRFVNERVHANIQKDGTYSVVPRMWGGVTSSKELRAIADVVDKFNVPMVKVTGGQRIDLLGIEKEDLLAVWADLGQAGFVSGQAYAKGLRTVKTCVGSEWCRFGTQDSTGLGIRIEKFMWGSWTPAKVKMAVSGCPRNCAEATCKDVGVVCVDSGYEIHFAGAAGLDIKGTEVLGLVRSEDEALEHIVALTQMYREQARYLERIYKWAKRVGIDEIRRQIMDDAEKRKAYFDRFVFSQRFAQVDPWSERVSGKDKHEFKPMAVIQKEAAE from the coding sequence ATGACCGAGAGACTGGTGATCGTTGGCAACGGCATGGCGCCGGGCCGCATGTTGGAAGAGCTCTTCGAAAAGGCGCCCGGGCGCTATGAGGTGACGATCTTCAATGCCGAACCACGCGTCAATTACGACCGCATCATGCTCTCGCCGGTACTGTCCGGCGAAAAGGATTATGAAGAGATCATCATCCATGGCGACGGGTGGTACATCAAGCACGGCATCACCCTCTACAAGGGCCACAAGATCGTCGCGATCGATCGTAAAGCAAAGACGGTCACCTCCGATCACGGCGTTACGGAAAGCTATGACAAGCTGGTGATCGCCACCGGTTCGGTGCCCTTCCTCATTCCGGTACCCGGCAAGGACCTGCAGGGCGTCATCACCTATCGCGATCTCGATGACGTGCAGGCGATGCTGCTCGCGGCGCAGTCGCGCGAAACGGCCGTCGTCATCGGCGGCGGTCTGCTGGGCCTCGAAGCAGCGGCCGGCCTTAAAGCGCGCGGCATGGACGTGACCGTGCTGCACGTGATGCCGACGCTGATGGAACGCCAGCTCGACCCGGCCGCAGGCTATCTCCTGCAGAAGGCGGTCGAAGAGAGGGGCATCAAGGTCCTTACCAAGGCGAACACCAAGCGCATCCTCGGCGAGACCAAGGTCGAAGGCATCGAACTCGAAGACGGCCGTATCATCCCGGCAACGCTGGTCGTCATGGCGGTCGGCATCAGGCCGAATGTGGGCCTTGCCAAGGAGGCGGGGCTTGCCATCAACCGCGGCATCGTCGTCGATGCCGGCATGCAGACCTCCGACGGCGACATCATGGCGCTCGGCGAATGCGCCGAGGTCGACGGAATGGTCTACGGACTCGTGGCGCCGCTCTATGAAATGGCACGCGTCGCCGCTTCGCATCTCGCCGGCGACCGCGGCGCCGCCTTCGTGCATTCCGATACGCCGACCAAGCTGAAGGTGACCGGCATCAATCTCTACTCGGTCGGTGACTTCGCCGATGGCGACGGACGCGAGGAGATCGTGCTTCGCGATGCCACTGCCGGCATCTATAAGCGGCTGGTCTTGAAGGACAATCGCATTATCGGCACGGTGCTCTACGGAGAGACCGGCGATGGCGCCTGGTTCAACGACCTGTTGAAACGCGGCACGGACATCTCCGAAATGCGCGATACCTTGATCTTCGGCCAGGCCTATCAGGGGGGTGCACCCCTGGACCCTACGGCGGCCGTTGCAGCCTTGCCGGATGATGCGGAAATCTGCGGCTGCAACGGCGTCTGCAAGGGCAAGATCGTCTCGACGATCACCGACAAGGGCCTTACCTCGCTCGACGAGGTGCGCGCCCACACCAAGGCCTCCGCCTCCTGCGGCTCCTGTACGGGGCTGGTCGAACAACTGATGTCGCTCACGCTCGGTGACAACTATAATCCGGCCGCGGTGCAGCCGATCTGCGGCTGCACCGACCTCGGCCATGACGATGTGCGCCGCCTGATCAAGGCAAAGGGACTCAAGACCATTCCCGCTGTGATGCAGGAGCTCGAGTGGAAGACCTCCTGCGGCTGCGCCAAATGTCGCCCGGCACTCAACTATTATCTCGTCTGCGATTGGCCGGACGAATATGCCGACGACTACCAGTCGCGTTTTGTCAACGAGCGCGTCCACGCCAATATCCAGAAGGACGGTACCTATTCGGTAGTGCCGCGTATGTGGGGCGGGGTCACGAGCTCGAAGGAGCTGCGTGCCATCGCCGATGTCGTCGACAAGTTCAACGTGCCGATGGTCAAGGTGACCGGTGGCCAGCGCATCGACCTGCTCGGAATCGAAAAGGAGGACTTGCTTGCCGTCTGGGCCGACCTCGGCCAGGCCGGCTTCGTCTCGGGTCAGGCTTACGCGAAAGGCTTGAGGACGGTGAAGACCTGCGTCGGCTCCGAATGGTGCCGCTTCGGCACCCAGGATTCGACCGGGCTTGGCATCCGCATCGAGAAGTTCATGTGGGGCTCCTGGACACCGGCAAAGGTCAAGATGGCCGTCTCCGGCTGCCCGCGCAACTGCGCGGAAGCAACCTGCAAGGACGTCGGCGTCGTCTGCGTCGATTCCGGCTACGAAATCCATTTCGCCGGGGCCGCCGGCCTCGACATCAAGGGCACGGAGGTGCTTGGTCTCGTCAGGAGCGAGGACGAGGCGCTCGAGCACATCGTCGCGCTGACGCAGATGTATCGCGAGCAGGCCCGCTATCTCGAACGAATCTACAAATGGGCAAAACGCGTCGGCATCGATGAGATCCGGCGGCAGATCATGGACGACGCGGAAAAGCGCAAGGCCTATTTCGACCGTTTCGTCTTCAGCCAGAGGTTTGCCCAGGTCGACCCCTGGTCGGAGCGCGTCTCCGGCAAGGACAAGCACGAATTCAAGCCCATGGCCGTCATCCAGAAGGAAGCCGCGGAATGA
- a CDS encoding ABC transporter ATP-binding protein has protein sequence MTILNGTILELSDVAKSFGEGKSRNDVLAGVNLRVQEGEFIAIVGFSGSGKSTLISLLAGLTAPDSGAVLFRNKEVTGPGPERGVVFQSYSLMPWLSVRANVALAVDAVHAGKSKAERKAIVQNYIDMVGLSHATERRPAELSGGMRQRVAVARALAMKPDVLLLDEPLSALDALTRSKLQDEFADISSKEKKTIILITNDVDEAILLADRIIPLTPGPEATLGPSFAVNLPRPRDRAEMNSNADFIRLRGAVTEYLMDLGADRKSEDGSAVSLPNVVPITQKAAKLPEAYARKAHSAIEKSYVEFFEVRKVYPTPKGPLTVVDGFDLKMNKGEFISIIGHSGCGKSTVLSMMAGLNPISSGGIILDGREISGAGPDRAVVFQAPSLLPWLTARENVALGVDRVYPDATPAERRDVVEYYLQRVGLGDAMHRLAADLSNGMKQRVGIARAFALSPKLLLLDEPFGMLDSLTRWELQEVLMDVWKRTQVTAICVTHDVDEAILLADRVVMMSNGPNARIGNIMEVNLPRPRSRKELLSHPDYYAYREELLEFLEAYEGGANPDPEHLEAIRAKRAARTMLPAQPLKKQAAE, from the coding sequence GTGACCATTCTCAATGGGACTATTCTTGAACTAAGCGACGTCGCGAAGTCCTTCGGCGAGGGCAAGTCTCGCAACGACGTGCTTGCGGGCGTGAACCTCAGGGTCCAGGAAGGCGAGTTCATCGCGATCGTCGGCTTTTCCGGCTCCGGGAAATCGACGCTGATCTCCCTCCTAGCCGGCCTGACGGCACCCGATAGCGGCGCCGTGCTCTTCCGCAACAAGGAAGTGACCGGCCCCGGTCCGGAGCGCGGGGTCGTTTTCCAGTCCTATTCGCTGATGCCCTGGCTCTCGGTCCGCGCCAATGTCGCCCTGGCGGTCGATGCAGTGCATGCCGGGAAATCCAAGGCCGAGCGGAAGGCGATCGTCCAGAATTACATCGACATGGTCGGCCTCTCCCACGCGACGGAACGCCGACCGGCGGAACTTTCCGGCGGCATGCGCCAGCGCGTCGCCGTCGCCCGGGCTCTCGCGATGAAACCGGACGTGCTGCTGCTCGACGAACCTCTCTCGGCGCTCGACGCACTCACCCGCTCCAAGCTGCAGGACGAATTCGCCGATATTTCGTCGAAGGAAAAAAAGACCATCATCCTCATCACCAATGACGTCGATGAGGCGATCCTGCTGGCGGACCGGATCATTCCGCTCACGCCCGGGCCGGAGGCGACGCTCGGCCCCAGTTTTGCGGTGAACCTGCCGCGGCCGCGCGACCGGGCAGAAATGAACTCCAACGCCGATTTCATCCGCCTGCGCGGCGCCGTTACCGAGTATCTGATGGATCTCGGTGCCGATCGCAAATCCGAGGATGGCAGCGCCGTCTCCCTGCCGAACGTGGTTCCGATCACGCAGAAGGCGGCCAAGCTGCCCGAAGCCTATGCCCGCAAGGCACATTCGGCGATAGAGAAGAGCTATGTCGAGTTCTTCGAGGTTCGCAAGGTCTACCCGACGCCGAAGGGTCCGCTGACGGTGGTCGACGGCTTCGACCTCAAGATGAACAAGGGCGAATTCATTTCGATCATCGGCCATTCCGGCTGCGGGAAGTCGACCGTGCTGTCGATGATGGCTGGCCTCAACCCGATCTCCTCCGGCGGCATCATCCTCGACGGGCGGGAGATCTCGGGAGCCGGGCCGGACCGGGCGGTGGTGTTCCAGGCACCGTCGCTGCTTCCCTGGCTGACGGCGAGGGAGAATGTCGCGCTCGGCGTCGATCGCGTTTATCCGGATGCGACACCCGCCGAACGTCGCGACGTCGTCGAATATTACCTGCAGCGCGTCGGGCTCGGCGATGCCATGCATCGCCTGGCGGCCGATCTGTCGAACGGCATGAAACAGCGCGTCGGCATAGCCCGCGCCTTCGCGCTGTCGCCGAAGCTGCTGTTGCTCGACGAGCCCTTTGGCATGCTGGACAGCCTCACCCGTTGGGAACTCCAGGAAGTGCTGATGGACGTCTGGAAACGCACCCAGGTGACGGCGATCTGCGTCACCCACGACGTCGACGAGGCAATCCTGCTCGCAGACCGCGTCGTAATGATGTCGAACGGACCGAATGCCCGGATCGGCAACATCATGGAGGTGAACCTGCCGCGGCCTCGCTCGCGCAAGGAGCTCCTGTCGCACCCCGACTACTACGCCTATCGCGAGGAACTGCTGGAGTTCCTCGAGGCCTATGAAGGCGGCGCAAATCCCGACCCCGAGCATCTCGAAGCGATCCGGGCGAAACGCGCCGCCCGAACGATGTTGCCCGCCCAACCCCTCAAGAAACAAGCCGCGGAGTAA
- a CDS encoding CmpA/NrtA family ABC transporter substrate-binding protein → MAATADITLGYMPLFDSAVLIAAVEKGFTGEEGLSVQLVRETSWANIRDRIAVGQFQAAHMLAPMPIASNLGLTPLSLELVAPFALGLGGNAVTVSRDLWGHMVGKGAGPGTDPGANGTALSQVVEYRRAAGEPPLRFAVVHPFSGHNYELRYWLSACGIDPERDVEIVVVPPSLMADALATGAIDGFCAGEPWNSVAIAGGAGRIATTKASIWRLSPEKVLGVSARFATEHRPALDALLRALYRSSTWCGDTTNHEELAALMSPAEHLGLPRERLMPILTGHLALGDGAADAIPEFFVPHAKGATFPWQSHALWFYSQMVRWGHAEHSPAQAERARDTYRPDIYRQALKPMAAPMPGANMKVEGALTAAAPVGASEKGLVLGPDGFFDGRIFDPDRLDEYLASQS, encoded by the coding sequence ATGGCTGCCACCGCCGACATCACTCTCGGTTACATGCCGCTCTTCGACAGCGCGGTCCTGATTGCCGCCGTCGAGAAAGGCTTTACCGGCGAAGAAGGCCTTTCGGTGCAACTCGTTCGGGAAACTTCCTGGGCGAACATCCGCGACCGGATCGCGGTCGGTCAGTTCCAGGCCGCGCATATGCTGGCCCCCATGCCGATTGCATCCAATCTGGGCTTGACGCCGCTATCGCTGGAGCTTGTCGCACCCTTCGCGCTCGGGCTCGGCGGCAATGCCGTCACGGTCTCGCGCGACCTTTGGGGGCACATGGTTGGGAAGGGTGCCGGCCCCGGCACCGATCCGGGCGCAAACGGCACAGCGCTCAGTCAGGTCGTCGAGTACCGCCGTGCCGCGGGCGAGCCGCCGCTGCGCTTTGCCGTCGTCCACCCCTTCTCAGGCCATAATTACGAATTGCGCTACTGGCTTTCAGCCTGCGGGATCGACCCGGAAAGGGATGTCGAGATCGTCGTGGTTCCGCCCTCGCTCATGGCGGATGCGCTGGCGACCGGCGCGATCGACGGCTTCTGCGCCGGCGAACCCTGGAACAGCGTTGCCATTGCAGGCGGCGCGGGGCGCATTGCCACCACCAAGGCGTCGATCTGGCGTCTCAGCCCCGAAAAGGTGCTCGGCGTCTCGGCTCGATTCGCCACGGAACACCGCCCGGCGCTGGACGCCCTGCTGCGGGCGCTTTATCGCAGCTCGACCTGGTGCGGCGACACTACCAATCATGAAGAACTCGCCGCGCTGATGAGCCCCGCTGAGCATCTGGGCCTTCCACGCGAAAGGCTGATGCCGATCCTCACCGGGCATTTGGCGCTTGGGGACGGCGCAGCTGACGCGATCCCGGAATTCTTCGTGCCGCATGCAAAGGGAGCGACCTTTCCCTGGCAGAGCCACGCCCTCTGGTTCTACAGCCAGATGGTCCGCTGGGGCCACGCGGAGCATTCCCCCGCCCAGGCCGAGCGCGCGCGCGACACTTATCGCCCCGATATCTATCGCCAGGCATTAAAGCCGATGGCCGCGCCAATGCCGGGCGCCAATATGAAGGTCGAAGGAGCACTGACAGCCGCGGCACCCGTGGGCGCTTCCGAGAAGGGGCTCGTACTCGGCCCCGACGGCTTTTTCGATGGACGAATATTCGACCCCGACCGGCTCGACGAATATCTTGCGAGCCAAAGCTGA
- a CDS encoding CmpA/NrtA family ABC transporter substrate-binding protein: protein MSRASTDRFTKCSIVAALAAALFGSAASVAAAEMLEPEKDELKLGFIKLTDMAPLAIAYEKGFFEDEGLFVTLEPQANWKVLLDRVITGELDGAHMLAGQPLAATIGFGTKAHIVTPFSMDLNGNGITVSNDVWAMMKEHIPVGDDGKPVHPIKADALKPVVDQFKAQGKPFNLGMVFPVSTHNYELRYWLASGDIHPGFYSPENVSGQIKADALLSVTPPPQMPATLEAGTIVGYCVGEPWNQAAVFKGIGVPVITDYEIWKNNPEKVFGLTKEFTEKYPNTTLALTKALIRAAEWLDENDNANRPEAVEILSRSEYVGADAEVIANSMTGTFEYEKGDKREVPDFNVFFRHYATYPYYSDAIWYLTQMRRWGQIDEHKDDAWYAETAKSVYLPDVYMKAAEMLIEEGNADKADFPFGTDGYKAPTSDFIDGVTFDAKAPNAYIDSLKIGLKSGQTVSGSEVVGG, encoded by the coding sequence ATGAGCAGAGCTTCCACTGACAGATTCACGAAGTGTTCGATCGTCGCAGCCTTGGCGGCGGCCCTCTTTGGCAGCGCGGCCTCGGTCGCAGCGGCAGAAATGCTGGAACCGGAAAAGGACGAACTGAAGCTCGGCTTTATCAAGCTCACCGACATGGCGCCGCTGGCAATCGCCTATGAAAAGGGCTTCTTCGAAGACGAGGGCCTGTTCGTCACGCTCGAGCCGCAGGCGAACTGGAAGGTGCTGCTTGACCGGGTGATTACCGGGGAACTGGACGGTGCGCACATGCTGGCCGGCCAACCGCTCGCCGCAACGATCGGCTTCGGCACCAAGGCGCATATCGTCACGCCCTTCTCGATGGACCTGAACGGCAACGGCATCACCGTCTCTAACGACGTCTGGGCGATGATGAAAGAGCACATTCCGGTTGGCGACGACGGCAAGCCGGTCCACCCGATCAAGGCCGATGCGCTGAAGCCGGTGGTGGATCAGTTCAAGGCACAGGGCAAGCCGTTTAATCTCGGCATGGTCTTCCCTGTGTCAACACACAATTACGAACTTCGCTACTGGCTGGCATCCGGCGACATCCATCCGGGCTTCTATTCGCCTGAAAACGTTTCGGGACAGATCAAGGCCGATGCGCTGCTCTCGGTGACCCCGCCGCCGCAGATGCCGGCAACCCTCGAAGCCGGCACCATCGTCGGCTATTGCGTGGGCGAGCCGTGGAACCAGGCAGCCGTCTTCAAGGGCATCGGCGTTCCGGTCATCACCGATTACGAAATCTGGAAGAACAATCCGGAGAAGGTCTTCGGGCTGACGAAGGAATTCACCGAGAAATACCCGAACACGACGCTCGCGCTGACGAAGGCGCTCATCCGGGCCGCCGAATGGCTGGACGAGAACGACAACGCCAACAGGCCAGAGGCGGTCGAAATCCTGTCACGCAGCGAATATGTCGGCGCCGATGCGGAGGTCATCGCGAACTCGATGACCGGCACCTTCGAATACGAAAAGGGCGACAAGCGCGAGGTTCCGGACTTCAACGTCTTCTTCCGCCACTACGCGACCTATCCATATTACTCGGACGCTATCTGGTACCTGACGCAGATGCGCCGCTGGGGCCAGATCGACGAGCACAAGGACGACGCCTGGTACGCGGAAACCGCCAAGTCCGTCTACCTGCCGGATGTCTACATGAAGGCGGCGGAGATGCTGATCGAAGAGGGCAACGCGGACAAGGCCGACTTCCCCTTCGGCACCGACGGCTACAAGGCGCCGACTTCAGACTTCATCGACGGCGTCACTTTCGATGCCAAGGCCCCGAACGCCTACATCGACTCCCTTAAGATCGGATTGAAGAGCGGCCAGACCGTATCCGGTTCGGAGGTAGTCGGCGGCTGA
- a CDS encoding ABC transporter permease yields the protein MTQAITVADPRLARRERLFQRINKAASWLNVLGLGWVTPILRIAAGDNVAEQMSEIRKVLLVPLAGILFFLALWAVLAPKVQTSLGAIPGPAAVFEQANVLLKDHFAERRKADAFYARQDERNAKLVAEGKSDRVKHRVFTGKPTYLDQIATSLLTVGLGFVIATLFAVPLGIASGLSKTINGAINPLIQIFKPVSPLAWLPIVTMVVSALYVDPSDFLPKSLVISAVTVTLCSLWPTLINTALGVASIDKDLVNVGKVLQLSTATTIRKLVLPSALPLIFTGLRLSLGVGWMVLIAAEMLAQNPGLGKFVWDEFQNGSSDSLARIMVAVLTIGVIGFFLDRVMYALQSAFTFSSNR from the coding sequence ATGACTCAAGCGATCACCGTAGCTGACCCGAGGCTTGCGCGACGAGAACGTCTGTTCCAGCGGATCAACAAAGCCGCCAGCTGGCTGAACGTGCTCGGCCTCGGCTGGGTGACCCCGATCCTGCGCATCGCGGCCGGCGACAACGTCGCCGAACAGATGTCGGAGATCCGCAAGGTGCTTCTGGTGCCGCTTGCCGGCATCCTGTTCTTCCTCGCCCTCTGGGCGGTCCTCGCGCCGAAAGTCCAAACCTCGCTCGGCGCCATTCCAGGCCCGGCCGCAGTGTTCGAGCAGGCAAACGTGCTTCTCAAGGACCATTTCGCGGAACGCCGCAAGGCCGACGCCTTCTATGCCCGGCAGGACGAGCGCAACGCCAAGCTCGTCGCAGAAGGCAAGTCCGACCGGGTGAAACATCGTGTCTTCACCGGCAAGCCCACCTATCTCGATCAGATTGCCACGTCGCTCTTGACCGTCGGCCTCGGCTTCGTGATCGCGACGCTGTTCGCCGTGCCACTCGGCATTGCCTCCGGCCTTTCGAAAACGATCAACGGCGCCATCAATCCGCTGATCCAGATTTTCAAGCCCGTCTCCCCGCTGGCATGGCTGCCGATCGTCACCATGGTTGTCTCCGCCCTTTACGTCGATCCCTCGGACTTCTTGCCGAAGTCGCTGGTGATCTCGGCCGTGACCGTGACCCTCTGTTCGCTGTGGCCGACGCTCATCAACACGGCGCTCGGTGTCGCCTCGATCGACAAGGACCTGGTCAATGTCGGCAAGGTGCTGCAGCTCTCGACCGCGACGACCATCCGCAAGCTGGTCCTGCCATCCGCCTTGCCCCTGATCTTCACGGGCCTGAGGCTCTCGCTCGGCGTGGGTTGGATGGTGCTGATCGCCGCCGAGATGCTCGCCCAGAATCCTGGCCTTGGAAAGTTCGTCTGGGACGAGTTCCAAAACGGCTCCTCCGATTCGCTCGCGCGCATCATGGTTGCGGTGCTGACGATCGGTGTCATCGGCTTCTTCCTGGACCGCGTCATGTACGCGCTGCAGTCCGCCTTCACCTTCTCGTCGAACCGGTAG
- a CDS encoding glutathione synthase, whose protein sequence is MRIAFFVNSIEGEAPYYTTTWLALAALARGHEVCYVTPGDFVLRPDDSMLIRATTLDGAKPKKPETLLGALKSKQAKISTIELGEVDVLFLRNDPSEDADSRPWAVYVGTNFGRLAAARGIIVLNDPEGLALAQNKLYFQGFPELVRPTTLISRSIEEIRAFIDSHSRGVVLKPLQGSGGKNVFKIGSKDEVNLNQIFEVASGGGYLIAQDFLPDAVAGDIRLFLMNGRPLERDGVYAAFRRIPAKGDVRSNIHASGRPEAATITPEVLAIAEKLRPKLVEDGMFLVGLDIVGDKVLEVNVFTPGGFPEIAAIVGVDFSDEVITALENKLHLQELYRGRVPNRTLATL, encoded by the coding sequence ATGCGCATCGCCTTTTTCGTCAATTCCATCGAAGGCGAGGCGCCTTACTATACTACGACATGGCTGGCGCTGGCCGCGCTCGCGCGCGGCCACGAGGTCTGCTACGTCACGCCGGGAGATTTCGTACTGCGCCCCGACGACAGCATGCTGATCCGCGCGACGACTTTGGACGGCGCGAAGCCGAAGAAGCCCGAGACGTTGCTTGGTGCCCTGAAGAGCAAGCAGGCGAAAATCAGCACGATCGAGTTGGGCGAGGTCGATGTGCTTTTTCTGCGAAACGACCCCTCCGAAGATGCAGACAGCCGCCCCTGGGCGGTTTATGTCGGCACGAACTTTGGACGGCTGGCGGCTGCGCGCGGCATAATCGTCCTCAATGACCCCGAAGGCTTGGCGCTTGCGCAGAACAAGCTCTATTTCCAGGGCTTTCCTGAGCTCGTACGGCCGACGACGCTGATCTCCAGAAGTATCGAAGAAATCCGGGCGTTCATCGACAGCCATTCGCGCGGCGTCGTACTGAAGCCCCTGCAAGGCTCCGGCGGCAAGAACGTCTTCAAGATCGGATCCAAGGACGAAGTCAACCTCAACCAGATCTTCGAGGTCGCCAGCGGTGGCGGTTATCTGATAGCACAGGACTTTCTGCCGGATGCGGTCGCAGGAGACATCCGCCTCTTCCTCATGAATGGACGGCCACTCGAGCGCGACGGCGTGTACGCCGCCTTTCGGCGCATCCCGGCAAAGGGCGACGTTCGCTCGAATATCCACGCCAGCGGGAGGCCCGAAGCCGCCACCATTACACCGGAGGTTCTCGCAATCGCCGAAAAGCTTCGTCCCAAGCTCGTAGAAGACGGCATGTTCCTGGTCGGTCTCGACATCGTCGGCGACAAGGTGCTGGAGGTCAACGTCTTCACACCCGGTGGATTCCCCGAGATTGCGGCTATCGTTGGCGTGGACTTCAGCGACGAGGTCATTACCGCGCTGGAGAACAAGCTTCACCTACAGGAACTCTATCGCGGCAGGGTGCCAAACCGTACCCTGGCGACTCTTTGA
- a CDS encoding ANTAR domain-containing response regulator yields the protein MTHRDLTILVIDENAIRASIIEAGLHNAGHSRVSVVHDVHGVGRVIERLQPDVIVIDLENPNRDLLESMFQLSRSVKRPIAMFVDRSDSSMIEAAIDAGVSAYVVDGLRQERVKPILDMAIGRFNAFSRMERELAEARSELADRKVIDRAKGILMKSRGIGEEEAYKLLRTTAMNQNRKIAEIAQSLVLAAGLLEDP from the coding sequence ATGACTCATCGCGACCTGACCATTCTGGTGATTGACGAGAACGCCATCCGTGCCTCGATCATCGAGGCCGGGCTGCACAATGCCGGCCACAGCCGGGTCAGTGTCGTTCACGATGTCCACGGCGTCGGGCGCGTCATTGAACGGCTGCAGCCGGACGTGATCGTCATCGATCTGGAAAACCCCAACCGCGACTTGCTGGAGAGCATGTTTCAGCTCTCCCGCTCGGTCAAGCGCCCGATCGCCATGTTCGTCGACCGCTCCGACAGCAGCATGATCGAGGCGGCCATCGATGCCGGCGTCTCCGCCTATGTGGTCGACGGGCTGCGGCAGGAGCGGGTAAAGCCGATCCTCGACATGGCAATTGGCCGCTTCAACGCCTTCTCGCGCATGGAGCGCGAGTTGGCGGAAGCGCGCAGCGAGCTTGCGGACCGCAAGGTGATCGACCGCGCCAAGGGCATCCTGATGAAATCGCGCGGCATCGGCGAGGAAGAGGCCTATAAGCTCCTGCGCACGACCGCGATGAACCAGAATCGCAAAATTGCCGAGATCGCGCAGAGCCTGGTGCTTGCGGCGGGATTGCTGGAGGACCCCTGA